One window from the genome of Artemia franciscana chromosome 12, ASM3288406v1, whole genome shotgun sequence encodes:
- the LOC136033509 gene encoding uncharacterized protein LOC136033509 yields the protein MEIETTVGSLSKLLAYLKEAIKEHRVSGGKRNASIACDRIGELYTFLIEENATLLRRDNDRLSEILRLEKENLLLKSNPLPFSSPIAPRSHITSYASTVKGPEKHSVILEPLTCNTSQNHRGKKVVKSETSSYAEAGEELLKKWFLSDDLQSESFYHKNIRNKVKNSCEGVPEPIALDSLEDIIKSLKPLKAPGPDGIVSLAIQKNFGVLSPTLLKIYNACLSLKYFPRAWKEANVIVLLKRGISNDGISSSYKPISLLSHLGKFLEKITLNRVFETNLESEWISNEQFGFVKSRSTIDSLNKLVTIVENDQKSKRYTLSLFFDIKGAFDNTWHPGILYKLVEKGYDLSLRFFQYVFRKILSSMRYFIPFSLVN from the exons atgg AAATTGAGACGACCGTTGGAAGTCTGTCCAAATTGCTTGCCTATTTGAAAGAGGCAATCAAAGAGCATAGAGTCAGTGGCGGTAAAAGAAATGCTTCCATTGCCTGTGATAGGATCGGTGAACTTTACACTTTTCTAATAGAAGAGAATGCAACATTACTTCGAAGAGATAATGACAGACTTTCTGAAATTTTAAGGCTAGAGAAAGAAAACCTACTTCTCAAGTCAAATCCCCTTCCTTTTTCTTCACCCATTGCACCAAGATCACATATCACTTCATATGCGAGCACTGTTAAAGGTCCAGAGAAGCATTCGGTTATTCTTGAGCCCTTGACATGTAATACGAGTCAAAACCATCGTGGAAAAAAAGTTGTGAAAAGTGAG ACCTCTTCGTATGCTGAAGCTGGTGAAGAACTGTTAAAGAAGTGGTTTCTGAGTGATGATTTACAAAGCGAGAGTTTCTATcataaaaatatcagaaataaagtgaaaaactCCTGTGAAGGAGTTCCTGAACCGATTGCGCTAGATTCACTAGAGGATATAATAAAGTCTTTAAAACCATTAAAAGCTCCTGGTCCGGATGGAATTGTAAGTTTAGCCATACAGAAAAATTTTGGAGTATTATCTCCAACGCTGTTAAAAATCTATAATGCATGTTTGTCAttgaagtattttccaagagCGTGGAAGGAGGCAAATGTAATCGTTCttttaaaaagaggaatatCAAATGATGGTATATCTTCATCGTATAAGCCTATTAGCCTTCTGTCACACCTTGgaaaatttttagagaaaataaCATTGAATAGAGTTTTTGAGACAAACCTTGAGAGTGAATGGATATCAAACGAACAGTTTGGATTTGTTAAAAGTAGATCAACAATAGACAGTTTAAATAAACTGGTAACGATAGttgaaaatgatcaaaaatcaaAGCGTTACACATTAAGtctattttttgatattaaAGGTGCTTTTGATAACACGTGGCACCCCGGAATTTTGTataaattggttgaaaaaggtTACGATTTATCGTTAAGATTTTTTCAATACGTCTTTAGAAAAATCCTGTCCTCAATGAGGTATTTTATCCCCTTTTCTTTGGTTAATTAA